A stretch of DNA from Micromonospora sp. NBC_01813:
GTGCGATCGAACGTCGCGGTGGCGCTGCGGTACGTCGACGCGTGGCTGGGCGGTGCCGGCGCGGTGGCGCTGTGGAACCTGATGGAGGACGCGGCGACCGCCGAGATCGCCCGCTGCCAGGTGTGGCAGTGGCTGCACCACGGCACGCCGCTGGCCGACGGCGGCTGTGTCACCGAGGAGTTGGTCCGGTCGATCCTCGCCGAGGAGCTGGCCGACCTGGTCGACGGACGTGACGGCCCGGACCGCGACCGCGCCGAGTCGGCGGCCAGGATCGTCGAGGAGACGGCGCTCGGCGAGGACCTGCCGGCGTTCTTCACCACCGACGCGTACGCCCGGCACCTGTCCCCCGCCGGTCCGGCGGACCGCCCGTAGCGGCGGCCGGCAACACCGACGGCCGGATGGCCGGTACGGGCTCAACGGCGCGCCCGTACCGGCCATCGGGCCGGAAGTACTGTCCGCCGGCAGCCCGTTCTCCATCATCGACTGGCCCACTGAACGAGGTGTGGTCAGCCCACCCGATCCGCAACAGACCCGATCGTCCGGAATCCAGAGCGCGCCCGCGCGTCGGGTTGCGGCTCGTCGGGATCTGCCGGAAACATGCGGCCCCTGTCCGAGGGTAGGGAGCTGTGATGGGTGTTCTGGACCGGATCTGGCGACGGAGCAACGACGACGGCGCGTCGGTCGACGGCGGTCGTCGCGGGCCGGCAACAGCCACGCCGGTCCCCCGACCACGCCCCGCCGCGTCTCAAGCCGTCGGCGGTTTCGCCGTGTTCGATGTGGAAACGACCGGCCTGGTCACCTCAAGGGACCGCGTGGTCGAGCTGGCCGTCGTCACCACTGACCTGTCCGGACAGATCATGGACGAGTGGACGACACTCGTGAACCCGGAGGGTGCAATGGGTGCCACCCGGATTCACGGCATCACCGCTGCCGAAGTCCGGCGAGCGCCCCGGTTCGCCGAACTCATCGGTGAGCTCAACGCCCGCCTCGCGGGCCGGGCGCTGGCGGCGCACAACGCACCGTTCGACCTTGCGTTTCTCGGCGCTGAGTACGAACGGGCCGGATGGAGCATGCCCGCCGTCCCGTACCTGTGCACCTTGGCGGCGAGCCGGGACTATCTCCCCGCGCTCGACCGTCGACGGCTCACCGACTGCTGCTGCGCCATGGGCATCGGACTCACCGACGCCCATTCGGCACTGGGAGATGCCCGTGCCACCGCCGCGCTCCTGCGCTCCTATCTCGACCACGGCGTCGGCCGACCTCCCCAGCCCGGCCATGTCCAACTACCCGGCCGCGCCGTGCACGTCGAATGGCCGAGGATTCCGCGTCACCCGGTCGACGTGGCCCGTCGACGGCCGGCGGGCCCCGATCAGGTACCGGCCGAGCCCGGTGTACTCGCCGCTCTCCTCGACGACCTGCCCCTCTCCGCCGCCGTCGACAAGGGTGCCCCGGCGGACACGACCGCCTATCTGGAACTGCTCGCCGAGGTGCTGGAGGACGGCGTACTCACGGACGACGAAGCCGCCTCGCTGGCCGGCCTCGCCGGTGCGTACTCGCTCACCCGCACCCAGGTCGAGGCCGCCCATCGCGGGTTCCTGCTCGCCTTGGCGGACAAGGCCGTCTCCGACGGCAAGGTCACCCACGACGAACGGCGCGAGTTGATCGCCACCGCCCAACACCTGGGTTTCCCCACGGACATCGTCAAGGCCGTGCTGGGCGAGGCACGGGCCGTCCGCGCCGAGCAGCACAGCAAGGACTGCCGACCGATCCCGGTGGACTGGCCACATGGTGAGCCGCTGCGCATCGGCGACGGAGTCGCCTTCACCGGATGCGACGATCTCGTCCGCGCCCGCCTGGAAGGCCGCGCCCGGGCCGCCGGACTGCGGGTGACTGGTGCCGTCTCGGGCAGGACGGTAGTCCTGGTCACCGACGGTTCGGCTCCGTCCACCAACAAGGCCGAGGCCGCCCGCAGATTCAGGACACGGGTCGTCCACCCCGATGCGTTCACACAGCTGGTCGAGTACGTCCAGCCCGCCCTGAGCACGGCCAGGGCGAAGGGTGCAAGCGGGCCGTTCCCACCCGGCCCCGGACAGCGGGTGTAGCGGACGGCGGCGGACCATCGCTCAGTGTGTGCCTTCGGCGGCACCGGGCCGACGTACCGCCGCTGGCGGGGCGACGCCGTGTCAGCCGGTGGCACCCCAGCGCAGCGACAGGCCGGTGGCCGCCCGTTCTGTCCGGATCTCCATCATGCTGCCCAGGATGGTGGCCCGGTCGACGACGACGGCGGTCGTGTCCACGGCGTACGTGACCCGGTCGCTGACCAGGACCGCGCTGCCGGCCGGCTCCTTGAGCAGGGCAGCGGTCGCGGAGTCGAGCAGACCGGGCCGGATCGTCTCGGCCGCCCGCGCGACCGCGACGCCGATGTCGGCGAGCACCCCGTACAGCGACTCAGTGGTGAAGTCCCGGTCGCGGAGCCGGTCGGCGTGCGGTTGACGTACCCAGGAGACCTGGTGGATCGCGGGGCGGCCGGCGAACTCCCGCAGCCGCTCCAGCCGCAACGCGGTGTCGCCGGGCGGGATCCGCAATTGGGCCGCTGTCCGGGCCGACGCCCGGCGAACCGACCGGGCGAGCACGGTCGTCCGCACGTCGTGGCCCTGCTTCACCAGGTCGGTGGCGAAGCTGTGCAGTGAGCCGAGTTCGTAGGCCAGGTGCGGCGGGGCGACGAAGGTGCCCCGGCCGGGCCGTTGCACGATCAGCCCGTCGTCGCTGAGCCGACGCAGGGCCTGGCGCAGTGTCATCAGGGTGACGCCGTACGCGGTGCTCAGCTCGCGCTGCGGTGGCAGCGCCTCGCCGGGGGCGTACTCGCCGGCCCGGATCTTCGCCGTGAGGTCGGCGGCGATGGCCTGGTACCTCGGGGCGAAACCCGGGCTGGCGGTCACGGTCGGTCACGCTCCTGATCGGTCACACTCCCTCGGACCACTCCGGCGGATCAGTCCGTCGGATGCGCGGCTTGGTCGAGTGCGCGGCGCATCCGGGCCAGGTAGCCGCCGACATCGTACGGGCTGGCACCGTCGAGCACCTGGCGCATGAGCGCGGCGCCGACGACGACACCGTCGGCGGACCGGGCCGCGTGCACGGCGTGCTGCGCAGTGGAGATGCCGAAACCCACCAGGACCGGCCGGTCCGTGGCGTCGCGTAGCCGGTTGGCGAGGGCCTCGGCCGAGTCCGCGACGGTGGTCCGCTCGCCGGTGGTCCCCATCACCGACACGGCGTAGACAAAGCCCCGGCTGCGTTGGGCGATCTGCGCCAGCCGGGGCGGCGGCGTCGTCGGGGCGGCCAGCAGGACCAGGTCGACACTGGCGACGGCGGCCGCGTCGGCCAACTCGTCGGCCTCGTCCAGCGGCAGGTCCGGGACGATCAGGCCGCTGACTCCGGCGTCGCGCAGCGCCGCGCAGAACCGCTGCGGGCCGGCGTGCACGACCAGGTTGTAGTAGGTGCTGGCGACCAGCGGCACGTCGGCGGCGGCACCGGCGAGGTCGGCGAGGTCGGCGAGGACGCTACGGGTGGTCGCGCCGCGCGCCAACGCCCGGTGGGTCGCCTCCTGGATGGTGGCGCCGTCCACGGTGGGGTCGGAGAACGGCAGGCCGACCTCGATCGCGTCGGCACCGGCGTCGGCGAAGGCACGGAGATGGTCGAGCCAGCCGGCGGTGACGCCGCCGGTGACGTACGGCATCAGCAGTTTGTGGCCGGCGGCCCGACGCCGCCGCAGCCGGGTTTCGAGTGTCACGCGGGCTCCTTCAGGGCCGAACGGTCCTTGAGGGCCGCGACGTCCTTGTCGCCGCGTCCGGAGAGGGTGAGCAGGACGGTCGCGCCCGGCGGCAGTTCACCCGCGCCGGCCGCGCGGATCACCCAGGCGAGCGCGTGCGCCGACTCCAACGCCGCGACGATCCCCTCGGTACGGGCCAGCCGGATGACGGCGGCGACGGCTTCGTCGTCGGAGACCGCCTCGTACCGGGCCCGACCCAGGTCACGCAGGTGGGCGTGTTCGGGTCCGACGCCCGGGTAGTCGAGTCCGGCGGCGATGGAGTGCGCCTCGACGATCTGTCCGCCGTCGTCCTGCAGGAACCGGGAGCGGGCACCGTGCAGGACGCCGTCTCGGCCGTGGGCCGCGCCGGCACCACCGGCGGCTTCCACGCCGACCAGTCGGGCCGAGGTGTCGACGAAGCCGGCGAAGGTGCCGGCGGCGTTGGAGCCGCCGCCGACGCAGGCGACGACGTAGTCGGGAACGGCGCTGGTCAGCTCGCGGGCGCACTGCCCGCGGGCCTCGTCGCCGATGACCCGCTGGAAGGTACGCACCATCCACGGGTACGGGTGGGGTCCGACGACCGAGCCGATGCAGTAGTGGGCCTGGTCGGTGACGCCGACCCAGTGGCGCATCGCCTGGCTGGTGGCGTCGGACAGGGTACGGCTGCCGGTGCCGACCGGAACCACCTCGGCACCGAGCAGTTGCATCCGGAACACGTTGAGCGCCTGCCGTTCGATGTCGCGCTCCCCCATGAACACGGTGGCCCGCAGCCCGAGCAGGGCTGCGGCGGTGGCGGTGGCGACTCCGTGCTGACCGGCGCCGGTCTCCGCGATCAGCCGCGATCTGCCCATCCGCCGGGCGAGTAGCGCCTGGCCCAGCGCGTTGTTGATTTTGTGGGAGCCGGTGTGGGTCAGGTCCTCCCGCTTGAGCAACAGCTGGATGCCGAGTTCGGTGGAGAGCCGCGACGCCGGGGTGAGCGGTGTCGGGCGACCGGCGTGCACCGTGAGGAGCCGGGTGAGACTCTCCCGGAATCCCGGGTCCGACCAGGCTTGCCGGAACTCCTCCGCCACCTGCCGGCAGGTCTCGACCAGCGACTCCGGCACGTACCCGCCGCCGTAGCGGCCGAACCGTCCGGTCCGGCCGGGGTCGCCCATCCCTGCTGCCCTGACCCTTTGCAGTACGTCGGTCATGCTGCCCCGCCTCTCCTCGTGTCGGCCATCGGGCGGCAGCCCGATAGTTCTATAACTAGCCACTGAGTTCTATAACTCAGCAGAGTCTGACACGGTACGGACCCACCGCGCCACCCCGAGCCGACGGGTCACCGCACAGGAGGATGTCGCGTCGTCGCCGAAGTCGGCTGTTACCGCTCACATCCAGGTGGCCACGAGCGAGCCTGGCCGGGCCGACGGCCAGTGAGCTAAATCGAATCCGGGGCCTCGACCATCGCGGCCGGCGCGGACGTTACAACTTGACGACCACAATGTTATCGATCACAATCGATGCCCAAGGGAGACGGCACCTGTGGCTCACCGGGCGAGCCCGCTGGTCGGCCCTTCCGGAT
This window harbors:
- the trpA gene encoding tryptophan synthase subunit alpha, which codes for MTLETRLRRRRAAGHKLLMPYVTGGVTAGWLDHLRAFADAGADAIEVGLPFSDPTVDGATIQEATHRALARGATTRSVLADLADLAGAAADVPLVASTYYNLVVHAGPQRFCAALRDAGVSGLIVPDLPLDEADELADAAAVASVDLVLLAAPTTPPPRLAQIAQRSRGFVYAVSVMGTTGERTTVADSAEALANRLRDATDRPVLVGFGISTAQHAVHAARSADGVVVGAALMRQVLDGASPYDVGGYLARMRRALDQAAHPTD
- a CDS encoding GntR family transcriptional regulator translates to MTASPGFAPRYQAIAADLTAKIRAGEYAPGEALPPQRELSTAYGVTLMTLRQALRRLSDDGLIVQRPGRGTFVAPPHLAYELGSLHSFATDLVKQGHDVRTTVLARSVRRASARTAAQLRIPPGDTALRLERLREFAGRPAIHQVSWVRQPHADRLRDRDFTTESLYGVLADIGVAVARAAETIRPGLLDSATAALLKEPAGSAVLVSDRVTYAVDTTAVVVDRATILGSMMEIRTERAATGLSLRWGATG
- the trpB gene encoding tryptophan synthase subunit beta — encoded protein: MTDVLQRVRAAGMGDPGRTGRFGRYGGGYVPESLVETCRQVAEEFRQAWSDPGFRESLTRLLTVHAGRPTPLTPASRLSTELGIQLLLKREDLTHTGSHKINNALGQALLARRMGRSRLIAETGAGQHGVATATAAALLGLRATVFMGERDIERQALNVFRMQLLGAEVVPVGTGSRTLSDATSQAMRHWVGVTDQAHYCIGSVVGPHPYPWMVRTFQRVIGDEARGQCARELTSAVPDYVVACVGGGSNAAGTFAGFVDTSARLVGVEAAGGAGAAHGRDGVLHGARSRFLQDDGGQIVEAHSIAAGLDYPGVGPEHAHLRDLGRARYEAVSDDEAVAAVIRLARTEGIVAALESAHALAWVIRAAGAGELPPGATVLLTLSGRGDKDVAALKDRSALKEPA
- a CDS encoding exonuclease domain-containing protein, producing MGVLDRIWRRSNDDGASVDGGRRGPATATPVPRPRPAASQAVGGFAVFDVETTGLVTSRDRVVELAVVTTDLSGQIMDEWTTLVNPEGAMGATRIHGITAAEVRRAPRFAELIGELNARLAGRALAAHNAPFDLAFLGAEYERAGWSMPAVPYLCTLAASRDYLPALDRRRLTDCCCAMGIGLTDAHSALGDARATAALLRSYLDHGVGRPPQPGHVQLPGRAVHVEWPRIPRHPVDVARRRPAGPDQVPAEPGVLAALLDDLPLSAAVDKGAPADTTAYLELLAEVLEDGVLTDDEAASLAGLAGAYSLTRTQVEAAHRGFLLALADKAVSDGKVTHDERRELIATAQHLGFPTDIVKAVLGEARAVRAEQHSKDCRPIPVDWPHGEPLRIGDGVAFTGCDDLVRARLEGRARAAGLRVTGAVSGRTVVLVTDGSAPSTNKAEAARRFRTRVVHPDAFTQLVEYVQPALSTARAKGASGPFPPGPGQRV